In Trichoplusia ni isolate ovarian cell line Hi5 chromosome 7, tn1, whole genome shotgun sequence, a single genomic region encodes these proteins:
- the LOC113495593 gene encoding inositol-tetrakisphosphate 1-kinase-like, whose amino-acid sequence MECLPHKKTIGIWMSDKKSQKLNWKEFIKSCASHGYNLVRLDLDIPLEEQRPINVFLHKLTDVIAAADHGDSKASVIINRVEQYLSNHPNITVIDPLDNVRILLNRYCYYTILQNEPSLYKQGIFTPSFAEFTTNNIEMNIEIMRQRGVKFPVICKPTIAHGSKSAHDMIVIFNEKGLHVCKPPCVVQNFVNHNAVLHKVFLIGDRYHICERPSLKNFYASEDLEPIYYSTGEVCKADSQSTLSILDPHDKADITLTLNEDKIKTIIRILRKRIGLLLAGFDVVIDNMTGSHAVIDINVYPSYDNFPNFFEHLLDSIQEAENRNVNIYNNGDCNGVYGEEFLGHKINGLINVGMDPIKYGVTGMNIN is encoded by the exons ATGGAATGCCTGCCTCATAAAAAAACTATCGGGATATGGATGTCGGACAAGAAAAGTCAAAAACTTAATTGGAAAGAGTTTATTAAGTCTTGTGCTTCTCATGGATACAATCTTGTCAGG ctTGACTTGGATATTCCATTGGAGGAACAAAGACCAATTAATGTATTCCTTCATAAATTAACTGATGTTATTGCTGCAGCTGACCATGGTGATTCAAAG GCATCAGTAATCATAAATAGAGTGGAGCAGTATTTATCGAACCATCCAAATATAACTGTTATTGATCCATTGGACAATGTGAGGATACTTTTAAATAG GTACTGCTACTACACAATACTACAAAACGAACCCTCACTATACAAACAAGGAATATTCACTCCGTCATTCGCAGAATTCACTACAAACAATATAGAAATGAACATAGAGATAATGAGGCAGAGAGGTGTCAAGTTTCCTGTGATATGCAAACCAACTATAGCCCATGGGTCCAAATCAGCACACGACATGATCgtaatattcaatgaaaaagGTTTGCATGTGTGCAAACCTCCTTGTGTCGTTCAGAATTTTGTAAATCATAATGCTGTCTTACATAAAGTATTCCTTATAGGAGATAG GTATCATATTTGCGAGAGACCAAGCCTTAAAAACTTCTACGCTTCAGAAGATTTAGAGCCAATATACTATAGTACGGGGGAGGTATGTAAAGCTGATAGCCAGTCCACACTGTCGATACTCGACCCTCACGATAAGGCTGACATCACACTCACACTCAACGAGGACAAAATCAAAACTATCATCAGGATACTAAGGAAAAGGATAGGTCTACTTCTGGCTGGCTTCGACGTAGTCATCGACAATATGACCGGCAGTCACGCGGTCATAGACATCAACGTATACCCCAGTTACGATAACTTCCCAAACTTTTTCGAACACCTTCTAGATTCCATACAAGAAGCAGAGAACAGGAATgtaaatatatacaataatgGTGACTGCAACGGTGTGTATGGAGAAGAGTTTCTAGGGCATAAGATTAATGGTTTAATCAATGTTGGAATGGATCCAATTAAGTACGGTGTGACCGGTATGAATATAAActga